From Streptomyces sp. Edi4, one genomic window encodes:
- a CDS encoding helix-turn-helix transcriptional regulator has translation MVYDGELFSIGQRIKWWRERRGLSQRMLGDLIGRSENWVYKIENDRMPLDRLPILIALSKQLRCSLEDLTGGYVSGIVTAGTEHEHVPLIRQALSLPASLLPQRIGAVTSDDFESSVTDAWKVYETQADDRYRDVGERLPTLLRQGHAALRDASPEQEGTVLRQLISLYGLHQIWLRRVGEPTLARIAADRGLSLADNAGDPALLAAAAWNLACVLTSAGDVEDSYELARQTIAQCRPHDDSNAEHWSAYGALHLQGAVAAVRATKGPRAWDLYNGAQQAVDRVGADLNHWHTCFGPTNFAMHEVHLKAEEGDTSEALRAADHVLVNEEVPLERRTRYLIEVMNLNRIQRDDYATVHILGKLLKQSPEEIVFSPLVREAVADLLKREKPMWRDDLRAVAKHIGLAA, from the coding sequence ATGGTGTATGACGGAGAGTTGTTCAGCATCGGCCAGCGGATCAAGTGGTGGCGTGAGCGCCGGGGCTTGTCCCAAAGGATGCTGGGAGACCTAATCGGCAGGTCAGAGAACTGGGTCTACAAGATCGAGAATGACCGGATGCCCTTGGACCGGCTTCCGATCCTGATCGCCCTGAGTAAGCAGCTGCGATGCAGCCTGGAGGACCTGACGGGCGGCTACGTATCCGGAATCGTTACGGCGGGCACGGAGCACGAGCACGTTCCGCTCATCCGACAGGCCCTGTCGCTGCCCGCCTCCCTCCTTCCGCAGCGGATCGGGGCGGTCACCTCCGACGACTTCGAGTCCTCGGTTACGGACGCCTGGAAGGTCTACGAGACGCAGGCTGACGACCGGTACCGCGACGTCGGCGAGCGGCTGCCCACCTTGCTGCGGCAGGGACATGCCGCTCTGCGCGACGCCTCTCCTGAGCAGGAGGGCACCGTCCTCCGGCAGCTCATCAGTCTCTACGGCCTGCACCAGATCTGGCTTCGCCGCGTCGGTGAACCGACCCTCGCCCGCATCGCGGCCGACCGCGGCCTCTCCCTCGCGGACAACGCCGGTGACCCGGCCCTCCTCGCAGCTGCGGCCTGGAACCTGGCCTGCGTTCTCACTTCCGCTGGTGACGTGGAAGACAGCTACGAACTTGCCCGGCAGACCATCGCCCAGTGCCGGCCGCATGACGACTCCAACGCGGAACACTGGTCCGCGTACGGCGCACTACACCTGCAAGGTGCCGTCGCCGCGGTACGCGCCACAAAGGGCCCGAGGGCGTGGGACTTGTACAACGGCGCGCAGCAGGCCGTGGACCGGGTCGGCGCAGACCTCAACCACTGGCACACGTGCTTCGGTCCGACCAACTTCGCCATGCACGAGGTACACCTGAAGGCGGAGGAGGGCGACACCAGCGAAGCACTCCGCGCCGCCGATCACGTCCTCGTCAACGAAGAGGTCCCGCTCGAACGTCGGACCCGGTACCTGATCGAGGTAATGAACCTCAACCGCATCCAGCGAGACGACTACGCGACGGTGCACATTCTCGGCAAGCTGCTGAAGCAGTCTCCGGAGGAGATCGTGTTCTCTCCCCTGGTCAGGGAGGCGGTGGCCGACCTGCTGAAGCGCGAGAAGCCGATGTGGCGCGACGACCTTCGTGCGGTAGCGAAGCACATCGGGCTCGCCGCATAG
- a CDS encoding DUF6415 family natural product biosynthesis protein, whose product MTNTALREETTSPETMPVRVKDPTVPTNPWSPPLGRLGLHDLLSAVRDWEPVDWDAVYDGLDTVLNEEVSHHAAGASSSSRPGTAGPGYDEAEELAQRFRGALMQLVNRGLRDDANKKHPDIADLIEQARTLRSEELPGDEHKALTFLRRLGRVTLELAERLEEVGIVRGLVEC is encoded by the coding sequence ATGACGAACACCGCATTACGCGAGGAGACGACGAGCCCGGAGACCATGCCGGTCCGCGTCAAGGACCCTACGGTCCCGACGAACCCCTGGTCGCCGCCGCTCGGCAGGCTGGGTCTCCATGACCTGTTGAGCGCTGTGCGCGATTGGGAGCCTGTGGACTGGGACGCGGTCTATGACGGCCTGGACACCGTCCTGAACGAGGAAGTCAGCCACCACGCGGCCGGTGCAAGCAGTAGCAGCCGGCCCGGGACCGCTGGTCCCGGGTACGACGAAGCCGAAGAACTCGCCCAGCGCTTTCGCGGCGCGCTCATGCAGCTCGTGAACCGGGGTCTGCGTGACGACGCCAACAAGAAGCATCCGGACATCGCCGACCTGATCGAACAAGCACGTACGTTGCGTTCCGAAGAGCTGCCCGGCGACGAGCACAAGGCCCTGACGTTCCTGCGGAGGCTGGGCCGGGTCACCTTGGAGCTCGCGGAGCGCCTGGAAGAAGTCGGCATCGTGCGGGGGCTGGTCGAATGCTGA
- a CDS encoding ATP-binding protein, translating to MIGPASQRRTATRAGGLVEERFSITKHSPGERPPPVDESRVRAMRLVTRERLTSRGLTCVADDATLVVSELITNAIVHSGGRQIRLTLEVRDGILRIRVHDGVPGPRPTAQCPKDDDEHGRGLVLVREIARSRQGAWGVSDNGATTWCELSLVAC from the coding sequence GTGATCGGCCCGGCGTCGCAGCGCCGGACCGCAACTCGTGCCGGCGGCCTGGTGGAGGAGCGCTTCTCCATCACCAAGCACTCCCCGGGCGAGCGCCCCCCTCCCGTAGACGAGTCCCGCGTCCGCGCCATGAGGCTCGTGACCCGCGAACGTCTCACCTCCCGCGGTCTGACCTGCGTCGCCGACGACGCGACACTCGTTGTCTCTGAGCTGATCACTAATGCCATCGTGCACAGCGGTGGCAGGCAAATCCGGCTGACCCTTGAGGTGCGCGATGGCATCCTGCGCATCCGTGTCCATGACGGCGTGCCCGGACCTCGCCCCACTGCTCAGTGCCCCAAGGACGACGACGAGCACGGTCGCGGCCTGGTGCTCGTGCGGGAGATCGCCCGAAGCAGACAGGGCGCGTGGGGTGTCAGCGACAACGGCGCCACCACGTGGTGCGAGCTGAGTTTGGTGGCGTGCTGA
- a CDS encoding thioesterase family protein, producing MNTYTYPLPLRWADADAYGHVNNSLFLTYLEEARTRMFQDMLPIDEAGRRQHAFVVSQSVVDYRAPLTYREEPVNVEVWVVNCRGARLELGYAIRDAERTYAEAVTKMAAYDLDTGRPRRISEAELEFLTRYTES from the coding sequence GTGAACACCTACACCTATCCGCTGCCGCTGCGCTGGGCCGACGCGGACGCCTACGGGCACGTCAACAACTCGCTCTTCCTCACGTATCTGGAGGAGGCGCGGACGCGGATGTTCCAGGACATGCTGCCCATTGACGAGGCCGGACGGCGCCAGCACGCCTTCGTGGTCAGCCAGTCCGTCGTCGACTACCGCGCTCCGCTGACCTACCGCGAGGAGCCGGTCAACGTGGAGGTCTGGGTCGTCAACTGCCGTGGGGCGCGCCTCGAACTCGGATACGCCATCCGGGACGCCGAGCGTACGTACGCGGAAGCCGTCACGAAGATGGCCGCGTACGACCTGGACACCGGCCGTCCGCGGCGTATCTCCGAAGCTGAGCTGGAGTTCCTCACCCGCTACACGGAATCCTGA
- a CDS encoding FxLD family lanthipeptide: MAHQISSKSGTVLKAATDFRSDGGDFDLNIETVSSAPVLGALLNDTSDNCTSTCASACSNSTCIGG; the protein is encoded by the coding sequence ATGGCACATCAGATCAGCTCCAAGTCCGGCACCGTGCTGAAGGCGGCAACGGACTTCCGTTCCGACGGCGGGGACTTCGACCTGAACATCGAGACGGTCTCCTCGGCCCCCGTCCTCGGGGCGCTGCTGAACGACACCAGCGACAACTGCACGTCCACCTGCGCGTCGGCCTGCTCGAACAGCACCTGCATCGGCGGCTGA
- a CDS encoding HAD-IA family hydrolase, producing the protein MPAPYRGLILDFGGVLTTRMRLNGQAFERTEGLTPGAYFAALNEHPDGVAIYAALEVGEATQEDWNRVIGGILGIDSTDLMRRALANLHPEPQIVAAAKRARAAGIKVAMLSNSFGIEPYNPYEDKGMWTDFFDAVILSELEGVRKPSPLIYQRALDALDLTGPECVFVDDHAENLPPAETLGIRTVHHTTDPTGTAAILDSLLLDPAPA; encoded by the coding sequence TTGCCAGCCCCATACCGTGGCCTGATCCTCGACTTCGGTGGTGTGCTCACCACGCGGATGCGACTGAACGGGCAGGCGTTCGAGAGGACGGAGGGACTGACTCCAGGCGCGTATTTCGCGGCACTGAACGAGCATCCCGACGGCGTCGCGATCTACGCAGCGCTGGAGGTCGGTGAGGCAACCCAGGAGGACTGGAACCGTGTCATCGGCGGCATCCTCGGTATCGACTCCACCGACCTGATGCGGCGCGCTCTGGCCAACCTCCACCCGGAGCCTCAGATCGTCGCCGCCGCGAAGCGCGCTCGCGCGGCAGGGATCAAGGTGGCCATGCTCAGCAACTCGTTCGGGATCGAGCCCTACAACCCGTACGAGGACAAGGGCATGTGGACGGACTTCTTCGATGCCGTGATCTTGTCGGAGCTGGAAGGCGTACGGAAGCCGTCGCCGCTCATCTATCAGCGCGCGCTTGACGCCCTGGACCTGACCGGTCCCGAGTGCGTCTTCGTTGATGACCACGCGGAGAACCTGCCGCCCGCCGAGACCCTGGGCATCCGCACCGTGCACCACACGACCGATCCCACCGGCACAGCTGCCATCCTCGACTCGCTTCTCCTCGACCCCGCCCCCGCCTGA
- a CDS encoding DUF6302 family protein, whose translation MLTTATTLSSPPTISLRPAAEAYDYEYFHSRLAEPALLADAVAVRIFRAPLLAVPVGGSRRGGYMSFDLLTLATAARGLLADQPGFPDLRVRWSPYRDTCHTVEWGDAAPEWWEDDAVFGHFYGYSESAVTSYVRERPQTPPSATSTPCSPAAS comes from the coding sequence ATGCTGACCACCGCCACAACGCTGTCGAGCCCTCCAACCATCTCCCTTCGCCCGGCTGCGGAAGCATACGACTACGAGTACTTCCACAGCCGTCTCGCCGAGCCCGCTCTTCTGGCTGACGCCGTAGCAGTCCGTATCTTTCGGGCGCCCCTCCTCGCCGTTCCCGTCGGTGGGTCGCGCCGCGGCGGATACATGTCCTTCGACCTGCTGACTCTGGCGACGGCAGCGCGCGGCCTCCTCGCGGATCAACCGGGGTTCCCGGACCTGCGCGTTCGCTGGTCGCCGTACCGCGACACCTGCCACACGGTCGAGTGGGGGGATGCCGCTCCCGAGTGGTGGGAGGACGACGCGGTCTTCGGCCACTTCTACGGCTACAGCGAGTCCGCCGTCACCTCGTACGTACGTGAACGCCCACAGACACCCCCTTCGGCAACCTCCACTCCGTGTTCCCCCGCGGCTTCGTAG
- a CDS encoding lantibiotic dehydratase codes for MYRHVDASMIRASVFPLASPTPVWPGENTGVEQVRAWVEQVWADAPRAEAIGHASPVLASAVLEVVEGTAKPSCIRRTGRALARYLLRMRYRATPFGLFAGPMVAHTGQETHVHWGPKNRAFAHADASWLHDITTALERDLAVLRYLTVVADPAHVVRGSRIFVMNQPGKEGPTDTALRRTRPAEDALKLARSPISVHVLVAKLGIEYPEAPKAAIEEMVRNLVAHRVLLTELQPPMTCPDALGHLVARLDETGADVPKAARLRTIHGFLDCHDRALPAEQPDLRAKATEAMTALSGVAEHTLVVNVRPDGNIILPHAVAREAERALSLMARITPYPHGSAAWKDYRTRFLERYSLGTVVPVLELTDPDTGLGFPVGYRGTVLPRPILATTPRDEHLLALAQDAALTDRREIVLTEEDIEALSLGEPTAVPAHVELCFSVFAQSTRALTEGRFTLSTVGLSLAAGTLAGRFLPMLEPADQARMAAEYAALPTLTEGAARPQISAPPLRRKTYNVGRAPVVAAETLAVGEHNPDATLDLEDLGVVADAGRLYLVSLSSGRCLEPSVMSAVELSTATHPLVRFLTEVHRSHAAILAPFAWGAAGRLPFLPEVRYGRTVLSAACWRLRARDLSAPERWVEDFTNWRIRYGVPRTVYVGSADQQLRLDLDLPAHLGLLRAELDRHFVLALHEAPEESAYGWIGRAHEVTMSFAADQQPVPAPARRAVARRTAGRLPGGSDWTYLKVYGSEARATEILTSHLPRLLDELATASEAWFIRYANPEAHLRVRLRLLSPDAFGAVAGMVAEWADELREEGLIQRVQWDTDEPETGRYGTGAVLVAAERYFSADTAAALAQMRLALPADLCPGVTAASYVDIATGFLGSPGDGRTWLTQHLLRGDGASAPRPTQALVLRLTNSDDAGPALADFAGGDAVLDAWQHRREALVHYRHALDTAGLDPSGVLASLLHMHHNRVAGIDPDAEALCRRMARAAALSWTVRPQGAVR; via the coding sequence ATGTACCGTCACGTTGACGCGAGCATGATCAGAGCGTCGGTCTTCCCGCTCGCCTCCCCCACTCCCGTATGGCCGGGGGAGAACACCGGCGTCGAGCAGGTCCGCGCATGGGTGGAACAGGTCTGGGCGGACGCCCCCCGGGCCGAGGCGATCGGCCACGCCTCACCGGTGCTCGCTTCCGCTGTCCTGGAGGTGGTGGAGGGGACCGCCAAGCCTTCCTGTATCCGCCGGACCGGTCGAGCCCTGGCCCGCTACCTGCTGAGAATGCGATACCGGGCGACGCCGTTTGGGCTGTTCGCCGGCCCGATGGTCGCGCACACCGGGCAGGAGACTCACGTCCACTGGGGCCCCAAAAACCGAGCCTTCGCGCACGCCGACGCCTCATGGCTGCACGACATCACCACCGCCCTGGAGCGCGACCTCGCCGTCCTGCGGTATCTGACGGTGGTCGCCGACCCCGCCCACGTTGTGCGCGGCTCCCGCATCTTCGTCATGAACCAGCCCGGCAAGGAAGGCCCCACGGACACCGCCCTCCGGCGCACCCGGCCCGCCGAGGACGCGCTGAAGCTGGCCCGCTCTCCGATTTCGGTCCACGTCCTGGTGGCGAAGCTCGGCATCGAGTATCCCGAGGCCCCGAAGGCTGCCATCGAGGAGATGGTGCGCAACCTCGTCGCGCACCGAGTCCTGCTGACCGAACTCCAGCCGCCGATGACCTGCCCGGATGCCCTGGGTCACCTCGTTGCCCGACTCGATGAGACCGGCGCCGACGTACCGAAGGCGGCCCGGCTCCGCACCATCCACGGATTCCTGGACTGTCACGACCGCGCGCTCCCCGCGGAGCAACCGGATCTGCGGGCGAAGGCCACCGAGGCAATGACCGCTCTGTCCGGGGTCGCCGAACACACCCTCGTGGTCAACGTCCGCCCGGACGGCAACATCATCCTGCCCCACGCGGTTGCCCGTGAGGCGGAACGCGCCCTGAGCCTGATGGCCAGGATCACGCCCTACCCGCACGGTTCGGCCGCCTGGAAGGACTACCGGACGCGGTTCCTGGAGCGCTACAGCTTGGGTACCGTCGTCCCCGTCCTCGAACTCACCGACCCGGACACCGGTCTCGGCTTCCCCGTCGGCTACCGCGGCACCGTGCTGCCCCGGCCGATCCTCGCCACGACGCCCCGCGACGAACACCTTCTCGCCCTTGCGCAGGACGCGGCCCTCACCGACCGGCGAGAGATCGTCCTCACCGAGGAGGACATCGAGGCCCTGTCCCTCGGGGAGCCGACGGCGGTCCCGGCTCACGTCGAGTTGTGTTTCAGCGTGTTCGCGCAGTCCACCCGCGCGCTGACGGAGGGCCGATTCACCCTGTCCACCGTCGGTCTGTCCCTCGCCGCCGGCACTCTCGCTGGCCGCTTCCTGCCGATGCTGGAACCCGCTGACCAGGCTCGGATGGCGGCCGAGTACGCCGCCCTGCCCACACTGACCGAAGGCGCGGCACGCCCTCAGATCTCCGCGCCCCCGTTGCGCCGCAAGACCTACAACGTCGGGCGGGCCCCCGTCGTCGCTGCCGAGACGCTGGCCGTCGGTGAGCACAACCCCGACGCCACCCTTGACCTGGAGGACCTGGGCGTCGTCGCCGACGCGGGGCGCCTCTACCTCGTGTCCCTCTCCTCCGGCCGTTGCCTCGAACCGTCCGTGATGAGCGCCGTCGAACTGAGCACGGCGACGCATCCCCTGGTGCGGTTCCTGACCGAGGTGCATCGCTCCCATGCGGCCATCCTTGCCCCCTTCGCTTGGGGCGCTGCGGGCCGCCTGCCGTTCCTGCCGGAAGTCCGCTACGGCCGCACCGTCCTGTCGGCGGCGTGCTGGAGACTGCGAGCCCGTGATCTCTCAGCCCCCGAACGCTGGGTGGAGGACTTCACCAACTGGCGCATCCGGTACGGCGTCCCGCGCACCGTGTACGTCGGCTCCGCCGACCAGCAGCTCCGCCTCGACCTCGACCTGCCTGCTCACCTCGGCCTGCTTCGGGCCGAGTTGGACCGTCACTTCGTCCTCGCCCTGCACGAGGCTCCGGAAGAGAGTGCCTACGGCTGGATCGGGCGCGCGCACGAGGTGACCATGTCCTTCGCCGCAGACCAGCAACCCGTACCGGCCCCAGCTCGCCGGGCGGTGGCCCGGCGGACCGCCGGCCGCCTGCCGGGCGGCTCGGACTGGACGTACCTGAAGGTCTACGGCAGCGAGGCCCGCGCCACCGAAATCCTCACCAGCCATCTGCCCCGCCTGCTGGACGAACTGGCGACGGCGTCGGAGGCTTGGTTCATCCGGTACGCGAACCCCGAGGCGCACCTGCGCGTCCGGCTGCGCCTGCTATCCCCAGACGCGTTCGGCGCCGTGGCGGGCATGGTCGCTGAATGGGCGGACGAACTGCGCGAGGAGGGCCTGATCCAACGCGTGCAGTGGGACACCGACGAGCCGGAGACCGGCCGATACGGTACCGGCGCGGTGCTGGTCGCTGCGGAGCGATACTTCTCCGCCGACACCGCGGCAGCCCTGGCACAGATGCGGCTCGCTCTTCCTGCGGACCTCTGTCCGGGGGTTACTGCCGCGTCGTACGTGGACATCGCCACCGGCTTCCTCGGCTCCCCCGGCGACGGGCGCACCTGGCTGACCCAGCACCTTCTTCGCGGTGACGGCGCTTCGGCCCCCCGCCCCACGCAGGCCCTCGTGCTCCGGCTTACCAACAGCGACGACGCAGGCCCAGCCCTGGCCGACTTCGCCGGGGGCGACGCCGTCCTGGATGCCTGGCAGCACCGGCGAGAAGCCCTCGTCCACTACCGCCACGCGCTCGACACCGCCGGACTCGATCCGTCCGGCGTCCTGGCCTCCCTGCTGCACATGCACCACAACCGCGTCGCGGGCATCGACCCCGACGCCGAAGCCCTCTGCCGGCGCATGGCCCGCGCCGCAGCTCTGTCCTGGACCGTCCGACCCCAAGGAGCCGTGCGGTGA
- the fxlM gene encoding methyltransferase, FxLD system, with translation MTTNTDVQEAQTEQQLRDALAEKLIEIGAARSPRVVAAFRTVRRHLATPEADMASTYNAEVATITKTDEHGVDISSVSAPRVQAMQMEQGDIAPGMSVLEIGSGGPNAALLAEVVGDNGRVVTVDIDPDVTSRATAFLKETGYRNVTVLTADAENGAPDHAPFDRIIVTVQAADIPPAWIAQLKDGGRLVVPLRMRGLTRTVAFVRDGERLVSDGFELCGFVPMQGVGENRVRLAVLHAEEGAEVGLRVDGHPEPDTAALAKALAMARNEQWSGVTLGGSESNEHLDMWLTTALDNLPLLAAKPGARSRGLVASASPLGIPTLVDGDSFAYRTVRATDQEDRYELGAIGHGPRGQQLAERLVEEIRTWDRDHRGDRAHIEVYPAGTPDDRLPAGGRRIERRHSRVTITWP, from the coding sequence ATGACGACCAACACCGATGTCCAAGAGGCCCAGACGGAACAGCAGTTGCGCGACGCCTTGGCGGAAAAGCTCATCGAGATCGGAGCGGCCCGCAGCCCCCGTGTCGTGGCCGCGTTCCGCACCGTCCGTCGGCACCTGGCTACGCCCGAGGCGGACATGGCCTCGACGTACAACGCCGAGGTCGCGACGATCACCAAGACCGACGAGCACGGGGTGGACATCAGCTCCGTCTCCGCGCCCCGCGTCCAGGCCATGCAGATGGAGCAGGGCGACATCGCGCCCGGGATGTCCGTGCTGGAGATCGGGTCCGGGGGCCCGAACGCCGCACTCCTGGCCGAAGTCGTCGGCGACAACGGCCGCGTGGTCACCGTGGACATCGACCCGGACGTGACCAGCCGTGCCACGGCCTTCCTGAAGGAGACCGGCTACCGCAACGTCACCGTGCTCACTGCTGACGCCGAGAATGGCGCCCCCGACCACGCGCCGTTCGACCGGATCATCGTCACCGTCCAGGCCGCCGATATCCCGCCGGCCTGGATCGCCCAGCTCAAGGACGGCGGTCGCCTCGTCGTTCCGCTCCGGATGCGCGGCCTGACGCGCACGGTGGCCTTCGTCCGCGACGGTGAACGGCTCGTCAGCGACGGGTTCGAGCTGTGTGGCTTCGTGCCCATGCAGGGCGTCGGAGAGAACCGGGTGCGCCTCGCGGTCCTGCACGCCGAGGAAGGCGCGGAGGTCGGCCTGCGCGTCGATGGGCACCCCGAGCCGGACACCGCCGCCCTCGCCAAGGCCCTGGCGATGGCGCGGAACGAGCAGTGGTCCGGTGTGACGCTCGGAGGCAGCGAGTCCAACGAACACCTCGACATGTGGCTGACCACCGCGCTGGACAACCTTCCGTTGCTGGCTGCGAAGCCCGGTGCGCGCTCGCGCGGGCTGGTGGCCTCGGCCTCGCCGCTCGGCATCCCCACGCTCGTGGACGGCGACAGCTTCGCCTACCGCACCGTACGGGCCACCGACCAGGAGGACCGCTACGAGCTGGGCGCCATCGGACACGGCCCGCGTGGGCAGCAGCTCGCCGAGCGCCTGGTCGAGGAGATCCGCACCTGGGACCGCGACCACCGTGGTGATCGGGCGCACATCGAGGTCTACCCGGCGGGCACGCCGGATGACCGTCTTCCCGCTGGCGGCCGGCGCATCGAGCGACGGCACTCGCGGGTCACGATCACCTGGCCGTAG
- a CDS encoding helix-turn-helix transcriptional regulator, giving the protein MITNGQGPGSDDGADEEVSGLGASPAGEETSGDDGGQALAGQFMGFGALLRRWRKNAGVNQLPVARALDMGERTYRKIERGAIPPRLSRAQCEALATLLNLDRDERHALVLHNIGSGLVPPSGTGQHELQQALRLLIDRQMPSPAYLCDRHWNILGFNTAMAEWWPWVMEPGANLIRWALTAPEARAQYQDWDKHASAYVKILKFAQATKKEDDAELRRLIEEVKKDPDVRHVWETEQAMGETRDGHVFRMNVPALNWETVEVVSHVLYPASMPDCRFVVITWVEGNEDDEERDALGGTRNAWAATTANQDDVATAQRHAENRAAEDAATRWRREAAALASRAVVATAEEAAAQAGTNGVPLPAISRVLGPDAQLTLAPDKRTVVWAMEEATGCWSVTHVSPATVIARVPRQALEGACLAEMHQLVRAALPADPAAATARIGQLLHERDTEQRVLRDVLQEIKQSDTGEPDVRETGQQH; this is encoded by the coding sequence GTGATCACAAATGGACAGGGTCCCGGCAGCGACGACGGTGCGGACGAGGAGGTTTCGGGTCTGGGCGCCAGCCCGGCGGGCGAGGAGACCTCGGGGGATGATGGCGGCCAGGCATTGGCCGGCCAGTTCATGGGGTTCGGCGCACTCCTGCGCAGGTGGCGCAAGAACGCGGGCGTGAACCAGCTCCCGGTGGCGAGAGCCCTGGACATGGGCGAGCGGACGTACCGCAAGATCGAGCGGGGCGCGATCCCGCCCAGGCTGTCCCGGGCGCAGTGCGAGGCCCTCGCGACCCTGCTCAACCTCGACCGTGACGAGCGTCATGCGCTGGTGCTCCACAACATCGGTTCGGGCCTGGTGCCGCCGAGCGGCACCGGGCAGCACGAACTGCAGCAGGCCCTGCGCCTGCTCATCGACCGGCAGATGCCCAGTCCCGCCTATCTGTGCGACCGGCACTGGAACATCCTGGGATTCAACACCGCGATGGCCGAGTGGTGGCCCTGGGTGATGGAGCCGGGCGCGAACCTCATCCGCTGGGCTTTGACCGCCCCCGAGGCGCGTGCGCAGTACCAGGACTGGGATAAGCACGCCTCGGCCTACGTGAAGATACTCAAGTTCGCGCAGGCCACGAAGAAGGAGGACGACGCCGAACTGCGCCGGCTGATCGAGGAAGTCAAAAAGGATCCCGACGTGCGGCATGTCTGGGAGACCGAACAGGCCATGGGCGAGACGCGCGACGGCCACGTCTTCCGCATGAACGTGCCGGCACTGAACTGGGAAACCGTCGAGGTCGTCAGCCACGTCCTCTACCCGGCGTCGATGCCCGACTGCCGCTTCGTCGTGATCACCTGGGTCGAGGGCAACGAAGACGACGAAGAGCGCGACGCCCTCGGAGGCACCCGCAACGCGTGGGCCGCCACGACGGCTAATCAGGACGATGTCGCCACCGCGCAGCGGCACGCGGAGAACCGCGCGGCCGAGGACGCCGCCACCCGCTGGCGCCGGGAAGCGGCGGCACTCGCCTCCCGGGCCGTCGTGGCCACCGCCGAGGAAGCGGCGGCCCAGGCCGGGACGAACGGTGTACCGCTGCCGGCCATCAGCAGGGTTCTGGGCCCAGACGCCCAGCTGACGCTCGCCCCCGACAAGCGCACCGTGGTGTGGGCTATGGAGGAGGCGACCGGATGCTGGTCCGTCACCCACGTCTCGCCGGCCACGGTGATCGCCCGCGTACCCAGGCAAGCCCTGGAGGGCGCCTGCCTCGCTGAGATGCACCAGCTGGTCCGCGCCGCACTGCCGGCCGACCCCGCAGCGGCAACTGCCCGCATCGGACAGCTCCTCCACGAGCGCGACACCGAGCAGCGCGTGCTCCGCGACGTCCTGCAGGAGATCAAGCAAAGCGACACCGGCGAGCCAGATGTCCGGGAGACCGGCCAACAACACTAG
- a CDS encoding DUF5999 family protein, producing the protein MCKHTPPCPTAEASDREAARPTAAHPGQGWSLLCNGVLLFEDTGELLPDGQIIAPHRPVALAAGSTA; encoded by the coding sequence ATGTGCAAGCACACCCCGCCGTGTCCCACGGCCGAGGCATCCGACCGAGAGGCCGCCCGCCCCACTGCGGCCCACCCTGGACAGGGCTGGAGCCTGCTGTGCAACGGGGTGCTGCTCTTTGAGGACACCGGTGAGCTGTTGCCGGACGGCCAGATCATCGCTCCGCACCGGCCGGTCGCGCTCGCCGCCGGAAGCACCGCGTGA